Sequence from the Brachionichthys hirsutus isolate HB-005 chromosome 21, CSIRO-AGI_Bhir_v1, whole genome shotgun sequence genome:
TTTTACCCTCCCACCGCAGAGAGCAGCACGAGGACAGCCGGGGAGGGTTCGGCTTTCCGTACAGATCAGTTCCAAGGTCCAACATTTCACTAAATGAGGAACATACTGCTGAAATAGGGGCCTTGTTGATTGGGCGGAAGGCGACGTCACCCCGGGGCGTTATTTAACACCCACCCTGTTGCTGTGGTCACTGATCTTGATGATGGGCTCGTTCTTCCTCAGGTCCCACACCACTGCTTTCCCGCTGGGGTTGGCGGAGGCCAGGATGTGCTGGACCTGTCTGTTCCAGGACACAACGCTGACGTCTTCAGCCGGCTGAGGGAAGAGACCACGGAAAACAGCGACGATATTATGGGATGCGTTAAAACCACTGGGAACATTTTACGTAACTTCAGAGCAAGCTGCTAAAAATGTATAAAAGGCAGCCAAAGAGAATCTAAAGGAAGTTTTTTGCACCGCAACTTTCTTGTGGCTTTTATTCCTGAAAGACACGACACTAAAAAGGTGGACACGCTAGAAAAAACCTGCTTTGCGGGGGGgttgtgatttattatttcttcttttaacgcaatggccacacacacacacacacacacacacacacacacacacacacacctgtgattTTGCTCCTGGTGTCATTGGACTGCTGAAGTTGTTCAGATCCCAGATATATATCTCTGAATCGTTTGCTCCTGACGCAAGGAGATTACTCTGAAGGAGGAACCATCGAGAGAGAACCATGAGATGATACCTGGAATGAAAAGCCCACCTGTACGGACTGTGAGGGATTTGAATGCAGACATCTACCTGAAAAGGGTTGAAATCGAGGGCTCGAATGGGtcctgtgtgtttgtcagaCTGCCCCACCATGGCATCGACTCCAGCGTTGATGATGGTATCTGGGTTATATATAGTTATTATGCCATTTTCACCGCCGGCCACCAGTCTGCCTCGGCCTCCATCGGCTTCCATTCCAAAATTGACCCATACGATGCTGTGCAACCTGTCAAATATGTAAAGTATCGCCCGTTATTTGCTACAAATAAGACATCATCTGCGTACGGCGATAACATCCTCGTCTTCTGGTAGTACCTGTCTGACGTGGGCAACGACCCTTTGAGCTGCATTTCCAGTGACGGATCAGAAAAGTCCACCTCAAATATCTCCAGGGCAGCCGTGGTGTTGAACGAGGCGTCAAGCTGCTGCGCCGACGTTCCTAAGGCCAGGCAAATGGGATAGTGTGCGGCTGGACTCCAGGCCTGGTGGGCAGTCCTCTGGATCTCCTTCAGCCTCATTCTCTCCTGGACGAGCGGAACGAGCATATTAAACCAAACATAATAAATGCCTGTCCAATTACCTTTAGATTAAGTTTCTACTACAATACTCACAAATCTAAATTCATACAGTCTGCCTTGAGTCAAGCAGGTTCCACCCTCGGAAGCTATTCACCGACTATTTCCTGAAACCGATGCCTATGTTTTCCCATTTCACTTCGAGCAAATACGCTCTACATAGACACCACATGGGTTGAGCACAGATTAGCGGTGAGGTAATTAGCATTAAATTGTCACCCACCCGCTTAGAAATCAATTTAACGCAAGCTAACCTGCGGCTAACGATAGCATTTCATTTACGTCTCTCAAACCAGTTTTCCACACCGAAACTTTAACTCCGTTCGGTAAACAGGAGTGAAGCCGAATGTCACCGTTACATAATGCCTcgaactgtttttattttaaggatAATTTCTCAAGCATGCCACCACAAATTACAGAAGCTACGTTAGCAGATTCACAATTCATCTTTGCGACAGTGGCTAGCCGACCCGGAGGCGCTAGCATGCAAGCTAACAGCCACCACCCTTACGATTTTTAATAACTAAAGGAAAAGCATATCAGACGTTTACAACCagagaaaatatatattaaaaaacgTTGTGTCTTAGAGGAACTCACGTCGATTGTTCGAATCTCAGCCCGACTGTCCGAATCCACAACAAAACGAGGAGCGCTACTTCTCAGCCAAGCTAGCAGCTTAGCCGCAGGAAGCTACCAACCAAAGTGCTTTGCGGTGTTGTCACTACGCTACGGTAGCCGACATGGACAGTGACCTTTAGCAACCCCGCTCTCATTGCAGGTCTACCAAAAAGGCGATTGTATACTATTACTCAAATTtatgaacaaaacatttttactcATCAGTCAAAATTATTTGTGACTTTATTCcacaacataaataaaacacacatacaaatgtaAAGTTTAATATCTTTATTCTGGACAGAAATATACACACATAGAATGAACGTTTAGTCATTAGATCTCATAGTTTTTGACTTCCTCTGGCTCTTTTTCTGGATCTCCACCTTTCTCCAGGTACAGGTTGTTATATGGATACTGTTTCGGGGCCTGAAAAAGAGGAAGCTGCTTGTGAAAAATCAGCATCAACGGACACAATCAAAGATTTTCACAAGTTACAGCTTAAATACCCCCGTAAAGTATATACTTTCATACAAGTCTTTATGTTAAAACAATTTCACTCATTACAGCGTAGTTGGAAGCATCAATGAATGTaccattttaattaattaaagtgtTTCCTAATCTGATTTTGTTTACCATACTAAAATTAATAGGAATTTggaagaaccccccccacacacacacaagtagcTAGCAAAATCTTTAGTTTCTAGTTTAACACTGAATggtgcagacaaaaaaaacgttttttgtaattacattacataaagaggaaaagaaacagAACCAAAGGCAGGCAATCCATTCAAATTTAAAACCAAGTTATTGATCTGACCACACACTCCCAGAAAGAtgttgcacaaaaaaaaaaatcctctccTAAAATCCTGTACTTACAACAGGTTGGTAAGATGGAAATTTCTCCCCAAGGTAGAACATGAAAAGCATGAACCCAATGAAACCAAGCAGCCTTTTGCACATGGTGGACCAGGGTACAGCGCTAGGAGATGTATCCACACGGTTCCTGGTGTACATGTCAAAATCCCAGTGCATCTACAAATAGACAAAGAGCAATGGATGATTAAAAGGCATGAGCAATCGCATACTGTAACTAGATAAGCACTCAAAgagctcgttcccctcccaaCTGGATTTACGCCGTCCGCatgatctgcatcatcatcaaaatgttctagattgtgtgaattgaatgcatattttgttttagtttatttcaaacagaaaaacgctgtcaaaaacagaacctccttggcggaggtaattaatTTAATACTGTAGTTCACGCTGTCATTTAAAAGAAGTGTTGTGTGTAAAAATCCCCAGGAAGAGAGTAGACGTACGAGTTTTGAAACTCAACTCATTACGGTTCTGTTATATCGAATCATCATGCTTCAACCTTTTATTCTCAGGTACGACCTCCAGGATAACACGTGTGCATCGAGACATCAAAAGAATACATAATCGCAGTGGAAAGGAAGGCGTCGGTATCCTACCGGCTCTCCCCAGTTCCTCCTCAGATCAGGGTGGTCCCATTCGTACCAGGGGTCTCTCTCTTGCTGAGACTTTTCTGGCAGCTTCGGATAATCACCATAGCTTGAAAACCACAAGGATGCAATACAGTTAGTCCTCCATTTGGATACaaggaaaaactaaaaaaaacaagagctgTTTAAGATCGGGGTGCTTAAGAATACAACCAACCCCTCGCCGTTGTCGGGATACGGTTCATATTCTTCGAGAGTCATGCTGTAtttctttgcagcagcagctctctccTCGGGGGTCCTCGGGTACGGACCAAGTTCAGTGTTCTTTGATGTACCGGAGGCTGAAACAAACAACACGGTAAACGTGTTAAAAATACGCCAAGTGAAATACAGAAAGCACGTAGAGAATCTGAATTAAACAATAAGCGCTATTCTAGCCGCATTCACCCGAAGAACAGCGGTTGCTAGCGCTAGCATATCAAGGTTACACCGATTCGAGGCTCGAACtgtcattttttattcatatcTGATATTAAATGAAGCATTGTCGAAAGTCGCAACACTACGAACCTGCTCTACATCCAGACAGAAGCGCTGAAACGCCAGAACCTTTCCCTTTAGAAAGGGCTAGCGCCCACCGCCGGAAAGCGACGCCAGCCATGTTTACAAGCTGCTCCGCGCTAAGTGCGCATGCGCAGGATCAGAGGTATGGGTCGTCGTAAGGGACAAACTAAACCTATCAAATACTAACATTATTATTGTAATCATTGAAGTGATGAAAAAGACAGGTGCGTTCAAAAACATACTGGTACCAAAGCAAACACGGAAACGAGACTATTTTaggatattttatttatttttattattatttgggaCTGgcataaatgtcaaaatatagAAATAAGGATGTCAGTGACATGAAACATTCTCCAGTGACTGAAAGGAACTTTTCTCAGAGTGAATGCACTGGAGCCCCGAGATCAATTCCTCTTCCCATCAGATCCAGCTCAGGTGCACAGGTGCATTTACTGGGGGATCATCACTCTGTCACTGGTGACATATTGGTGAAAATCCATCAGAGAAGTTCTGCTATGTCCTTCTCCACGTTCTCAATAGGGCAATGAAGATCATACCTGCAGTAAAGTTGGAACATTAGAGCCACTGTAATAGTTAGATTCATGCACGACAATAATTAATGGATAATTTGTGTCTAATTTGAGTTTAATGGTTTAGAACTGCACCTTTTGAAGGGCATGCCATCTGCAGTGATTAGAAACTTCTCAAAATTCCAGCGAATATCATTTACTTTGACGGGGCACCAGTAGAATTTCTTTGTATCGCCAATAATAGGGTTCACAAATGGCAAAGTCTCCTGTCGTAAACAAGAAATGAATgatagcattttattttttagggtAAAGCAACAATGAaagaacacatttaaataagcaTAGAAATAATAGACTTCATAGGTAAAAACTTATGTGCATATCCAGTGTAAAAGACAATACCTTCAGATAAGTGAAAAGGGGATCTTCATTCAGTCCGTTCACCTCAGTCTTTCCAAAGACAGGAAACTTTGGTATAAAACTCCCACCAGGTCTCACATACTTAAGAATATTGAGAGTTTCATGATTTACCTCTGAGAAAGTAAgagtaaaaaaaagtgatgatttattgttttaaactcttgaaaaaaaagtgtaaatTCACAAATCTGTGGTCAAAAATAAAGTCTAATAAAGACGAGTATTTTCCTTGGGATAAAAACAATGACTATTTAAACAATGGTTATTTCCATCACATATCAAACGTTTCCTCCACCTACCAGGTGACTGAAGGCCAAACTGGTTGCAAGGGAATCCGAGAACAGTGAAGTTGAGGTCACCAAACATTTCCATCAGTGCATTCAGTCGATGGTACTGAAAGGACATGAAATCAAATGTTTTGAGTAGAAATGGATGGACAAACATATTCGGGTCAGACTGTAATTGATCAATCCTCTCACAGAATACCTCCTCTATTGTTGATCCTCAGAAAGTGGCGACATTGATGATGAGAATCACTTTGCCCCTGTAGTCGCTGAGCGGAACCGGCTGCCCATCCAGCGTCTCGGCAGAGAAATCATACATTGATTTATTTGCCATGCTTCTACTTAGCTTGTATATGGGATTGTTGTCAGTCGAGAGTGAGTGTTCACCCAGCTCTCCCGTTGGCTCATCTCATTCACTGGAAACACAACTCACGGGTCAGCAGTTGTTCAGCATGACTGACTTCATTGTTCTCCTGCTCAGAGGTGAGCTGGCGTGGTGGTCATTTGTTCAACACGTCTATTCCAGGAGAAGAGACTGCTAATGGGATGACAGCTAGGCTAATTGGcactgcaaaaataattattcaagATAAATACATGTGGCTTtgcatcctgttttatttagaaCTGTCAATACATCTGAGtatgttaaataataaaaaaaaaaatctggattcttagaattatttaaaaaatatgattttgttCTATATAATTATGAGTATTACTTATTTGGTCAGTTAATGCAGAGTACTTTGCAGTCCAGTCTTTTCTTAGTCCTGGCCTACTTTCTCATTCCCTGCACTGATTACTTTTcaagatgtgattttatttcgctgcaaatatatttttgtcaattaaaaaaaaaaaaacattaaataagaTAATAGATAATAGGAAATAAACGAGATCTCTCTAAAATACTCTTCATAATTTCGTTGCATTTATAAGAAATTAAAATACTTGTAATACTTGACGTAAACCCGGAAAAACAAAACTGCCGCATTCAATGTCCCTCGTAAAACTGCACATCTATAATTATATTACACACAGCTCACGAAATTACAACGTGTATgatattaaaatacaaatatttggaTTCAATAATCTACAGATACAGCCTCTATATATTAACAAGAACGTCTTGTTGTTGTCAAGCTTTTCCtaaagcaacacatttttcCGCTCCGCTTAGTTGGACGTTTTCCGTGAACCGAGAACGCAACATTCGGTTACTCGGGTTTGGTCCTCAAACGCTCACAAGATgctaaagaaaaacatgttattTTATCGTATATGTGAAGAAAGACGTGTTCTACAAATATCGGCATAGCCCGGCGGACTTAGAATGGATGAAGGAAATAAGACACAAACGTAAGTGTCCTCCAAAAGGGAGATTTATATCTTAAAAAACATCTGGATAGCTAGTCCCGGCAAGCTAGCTGTCAGCTAACAGCACTAGCCTGCACGTTATAACCcagtttgttgttgtacatTTTTAGTGTCGTATATCTCGCGTTGCTTCTGCAGATGCCACCTGCTGGAGTTGCCTTGGGAGGACGTCCTCATCCCACGCATCCTACGCCAGTTGCCGCTGCAACAAGTTGTCAGCCTGCAGAGGGTGAGCAAGCAGTTCCACAGCCTGGTCCAGGTGTATCTATCCAACTGCAGGACTTTTGATCTCCCCTCGGTGAGTCCCGATTCAAGTCTAGTTAAAGATGGAGGTAAAATGACTCATACTTTGGCCGATCTGCGTGGTGAAGAAGAATCCGCTGTCTGCTCTTTTTGTGGCGTTGTTAGGCTGGACCGTCTGTCCCAAAGGAGGCGTTCTGCTCCATGTTAAAGGACAACAAAGTTCTCCACAGCCTGTCGCTCCAGAACTGTTCTGACTGGGTCACGGACGCCGAGCTGCTCCCTGTTATCGGACagaaccagcagctgcagagggtCGACCTGAGCGGCTGCGTGTGGCTGACTCGCCACGCCCTGGTGGCCGTGTCCCTGAGCTGCACGCGCCTCCAGCACCTCGGCCTGGGCCACTGCGAGTGGGTGGACAGCCTGTCCCTGCTCAGCCTGGCCGACCACTGCGGAGGGCTGCAGTCCGTCGACCTCACCGCCTGCCGCCAGCTCAAGGACGACGCCATCTGCTACCTGGCAAAGAAGTGTTTGAAGTTGAGGTCTCTGTCGCTGGCGGTCAACGCCAACGTCACCGACGAGTCGGTGGAGGAGGTGGCCAAGAACTGCAGGAGCCTGGAGCAGCTGGATCTGACGGGCTGTCTGCGGGTCAGGAACCAGTCCATCAGGTATGTTGTGTTTTgctttgcgccccccccccccccatccctccacCCACGAGCGCCTCTGCATGCTGTGCTGCAGGACTCTGGCAGAATACTGCCCGAAGCTGCAGTCCCTGAAGGTGAACCACTGCCACAACGTGACGGAGACCAGCCTGGAGCCGCTGCGGAGTCGAAACGTGGTCATCGACGTCGAGCCGCCGTTACAAAGGGCTCTGGTTCTCCTTCATGACATGCTGGGGTTCGCACCCTTTATCAATCTTCAGATATAGCCCCGAGGCTCGGCTCTCTGTTCGGCCAGAGGGCACAGATGGGTAAAATGagcagcttcctcttcctgcataAGTTCGTGGTGGTGACGGCCTACCAACCTTTGTTGCAGGTATCATTACTAAAGCGTGATGTCTCAGCTGCAGCCGGCGGACACACCCGGGAAGGCCTGAATGTTTTGCACTCTAGTTcgtacggtaaaaaaaaaaaaaaaaaacatggaccAAAAGAAAACACGCAGAATGTGAATATTTAAACGCCTACAGAAAGCCATGCAACGTTCCTGTCGAGAATATCTTCTTAATCTAAAGATAGCACTTGGAATATTTTATGCATTGTTGTCATAATATGTTTTTACAACTTTTGTTGTGTGTATTATGTGTTATTACATGTTCCCTTCAGACGCATTAAAGGATGAAGTTTAAAGGAGCAGTTGCACAGaattattttatggtttaatTAGCTAAAACTAGTTTTGTTAGCCTCCGCTGTTGCTCACCTCTTCAACCCGCCACTGATTTATGACACAAGAGGGCAGCAACAAGTCAGAATATTTCTCTTTGCGTCCTGCTGAGCGGCTGCGTGGCGTTTAAAGACGATTCGCTCGGCGACCGTCGGGTCGGGACGCGAAGGCAGCATCTATTAGATTTAAGGGGTagacagaggaaaaacaagctTAGCTCTCGATGCAATGGATGCACAGATGAATTAATGCTCCccttgttgccatggcgacatgTTAAAAATCCTTATTACAGTTTCCCCTGGTGGGCCGGTTGGCAGACTCCATTGTCTCCGTGACAACACAACAGGTCTATTTTCCACTTGACGGCTTGGTTTAGCACATCTGCTGCCAGCCGTCCAGAGGCTGGATTCACACCGcagggattttgttttttgtatttattttttattggggggggggggggtactttgcTTCTGTTGCACTGGAGACGCCATGCTGTCATTAGTTAGTCACTTTTGAGATGTCAATATAAGAAATGGCTCCTTCAGGAtgaattcaaacaaaaataaacttttgaaAATTCCAAATGTCGCGAGGATTCTTTTGTTTTGCCATTTCCTGATTAAAAAAGCCTGCGGAAATTAAATGCTAGACTAAAGGGCGTGTTGGAGCAGCGGCGTGGCCTCGTTGCTCCAGACTACATTCATCATGTGACGCCTCAATTAGCATCGATCCGCAGGGGAAGAAACGTTGCTGCTGCGTTGTTGTACCACAGAGCAAGCGCTGCTCCGGTGACTcactgtaggggggggggctcaagcACAGCCAACCTGATATattctgtttctgtcttcctGTATAATAATCTAGCACTTGTCTAAATTATTGATCAATAGCTtcagccatatatatatatatgtgtgtatttattaatcTTTATGGTCTAGGCCTAAGTTTGTCGGTTCAATAGTTCTGTAGCTTCGCAGCAAATTAAAGTCCAATCGTCTTAACGAAGGCCGGCACGTCGTGATTCTCTTTAAATCATTTCAGATTAAATGTTTTCCATAAATAGAAAAGCAATTTTATTAAAACGCTCTTCGGCCGCTTGATATTGGCTGCAGGTCGTCTGCCGTTTGTCTCAGAGACAAAGAGGCTTCAATCAATTGGactcttttattattatttttttttggaaaatagaGGAAACTATGACCATATTTGGAGAAAACGGCTCCTTTCACGTGACGTTAACCAAGTGAATAATGGAGCCGGAGTGATTAAATGACTTTTCGGGGGTTATTTATGTGAACGCAGGATGTTTTCGCCCGCAGCTCGTCGAAGATAACCTGCTGTTCGGCGTCCTGTGAACGAGAGTTCGTCGAAGGTGGCGAGAGATTTACCGTCGCCGTTCAGCTGGACCCAAAACTCTCAGAgattttcatatttttaattAGCAGACTTTCCCTGTCGTCTTCCATCAGTGAATGAGTCTTTCTGTCGTTCATTTGATGTCGTTTATCTCCCCCGACCAGTGACACACAGCCTTATTGGATCCCGCGACTTAGGGATCCATCTTTTGGCCACCAGAGAAGCATAACTAATGACAACATTAAAGCATCTCTGTGAGCGTAGCCCTCGAAACGTCGCTCGACCAAGCAGGTAATAATGTTGGGTTTTAAAAATCGCCGTGAATAAACAGGCGTGTTTCCGAAGGGGGCTCGCTTCTGACGGAACCTCTGGAGGTGGGTTGAATGCGAAGATTCAGGCCGTGTTTCCGGACGACGATGCCACGCAAGACGACTTCAGAAAGTGACATTCAAGGCCTTTGCAGGACCAATTAGCATCGTCCTTTAGCACTGCTAAACCCGGACCGGACAGGAAGCGCATGGTTGGCTAGTTCCAGACGAAGCTCCTCCCACCTATCACGGCCTGGTCGGTTCATATTTCATTGTTTCATCAGCCTTTTCTAGTCTCGGCGGGGTCAtcggccgccaccaccaccacgcagTATATAAGGCAATAAGTGTCAGGGTTAGCGTGTCTCTCCTGATGGAGAGGTTTTAAACTGGTTTACCTGGAAGTTTGGCGTAAAGAggattcaataaaataatttatcttgaattgaataaaatatttttatgtgtCTCGATGTTGATAAACATTTAATGCAAGACAAGTTTAAACCGGTTCGTTTTAACGTGAACATCTGTGCACATTGTGCGTCTGGAAGTCGCTTCATGATCTTCCGTTCACGGAACCGGCTGCGCTGAACGCGTCGTCAGGGATCAGGGATCGGGGATCCGTCCTCGTGGCTCGGTGGAGACGCGCGTCAACGGGATCCAGCCTGCGCGTCTAACGCGGAATGTTACCCCACCGCGTGGTCGTGATTATTTCCTCTCGGCCTGTCTGACGCAGAGTTTGTTCCGACAAACACCTAACAAACGCAG
This genomic interval carries:
- the ndufb8 gene encoding NADH dehydrogenase [ubiquinone] 1 beta subcomplex subunit 8, mitochondrial; translation: MAGVAFRRWALALSKGKGSGVSALLSGCRAASGTSKNTELGPYPRTPEERAAAAKKYSMTLEEYEPYPDNGEGYGDYPKLPEKSQQERDPWYEWDHPDLRRNWGEPMHWDFDMYTRNRVDTSPSAVPWSTMCKRLLGFIGFMLFMFYLGEKFPSYQPVAPKQYPYNNLYLEKGGDPEKEPEEVKNYEI
- the gpx9 gene encoding glutathione peroxidase 9, with the translated sequence MANKSMYDFSAETLDGQPVPLSDYRGKVILIINVATFUGSTIEEYHRLNALMEMFGDLNFTVLGFPCNQFGLQSPEVNHETLNILKYVRPGGSFIPKFPVFGKTEVNGLNEDPLFTYLKETLPFVNPIIGDTKKFYWCPVKVNDIRWNFEKFLITADGMPFKRYDLHCPIENVEKDIAELL
- the fbxl15 gene encoding F-box/LRR-repeat protein 15, which produces MDEGNKTQTCHLLELPWEDVLIPRILRQLPLQQVVSLQRVSKQFHSLVQVYLSNCRTFDLPSAGPSVPKEAFCSMLKDNKVLHSLSLQNCSDWVTDAELLPVIGQNQQLQRVDLSGCVWLTRHALVAVSLSCTRLQHLGLGHCEWVDSLSLLSLADHCGGLQSVDLTACRQLKDDAICYLAKKCLKLRSLSLAVNANVTDESVEEVAKNCRSLEQLDLTGCLRVRNQSIRTLAEYCPKLQSLKVNHCHNVTETSLEPLRSRNVVIDVEPPLQRALVLLHDMLGFAPFINLQI